The nucleotide sequence TAGGTTTATTTAGGATTTGAAATTGGTAGTGAATAAGGTCTTGATGTGTAGAATGTATATTGTTAAAAAACTTACTGCTATATTAGCTCTTAAAATTGTATTTCTTTTGTTACGTGCATTTTGCATAGGGTGAATTGATGATTCAAGGGTGGTGATTACCAACCATCTTTTATCAAAAACAAAATTTGAGAACATTTCAAACAATTATAAAATGTATATTGAGAAGTATCTACCAGAACATGCTTCTATCACGTTGAACATTCACAAGCTAAATTTAAACCACTCAAATTAGACTATGAGGTATCTGATTCACTTTGTTATGCATATTACATCATTTTACGGGTATAAAATCTCATCACACCCTCTTCTTTGCTGGACAAATTGATGATCTATCACACCTAGGATCTTGTTGTCATTGGGCTCAGATCTGATTAGATCAAGTAGTTTATATTGGTTGACCTCATGATCATGCCAAACTTTTAGAGCTTCTCTGATATGGATGCTCAAACCGGTGATGCAACTCCTTGATTGTTGGTTGTGTTAGTTGTAGCTTTTTCTCAGACTAAATATCTAACATTTGCATCTCAATCTGATTGTCTGCAGTCTACTGCCATTTGAGCTGATAATGACCAGCCTCTGTCTGATGGTATTAAGCTTAAAAATCCTCAAATACTTATCTAAAAGATGTGCATCGGAAAATAATTCTCGAATTCAAAGATTAGAAAATACTTGTTTCAGTTCAGATCTGAACTCTTGAACTGTACCGCATGTGATGTATTCTACTGGTTGtttaattttatcaagaaatttcaaCATAATACCAATATCCAtgctcttttctttttcctttttaagaTTATTCCAGCACAAAACAGCAGATAGCCCTTAAGTTGCATGAACAGATAACTAAAAGTGTAAAACaagattaattttcttttttgacCCCATAGGAGTTGTCTCTTGATCATCGTTACATCAAGCTTATTGAGATGTTTTTGGGCCCACAAATATCTAATTTAAGTAGTTTCACAAAGGTGTAGCTCCTGGTTGCCTGATTGGTTATATAGAGAAGAATGTtgcatcctttttatttttttttgttttcacctGATTTTGGTTACAATTCAGTGTATCAATTAAAAATTTGTTCATCCTGCAGGGAGGCTGAATCAATGCCGAGTTCGTGTAAGCGGTTTACCTTCATCAGCTTTTTTAATCAGATTTTTGTAATTGTTATTCCTTCTAACTCTTTCCCCTTTTCATTAAAGATCATGAGTTCATGAGTAATTCAATGTTCCGAGACCATTCAAATTCTTCAAGTAGCTCACATATCTGCCCATACTTGGCCCTACATGGCTTTCCTAATGCTATGCGTGCTGCACCATTGAGTTCTGCTGATTCCATTCCTGAAAACGGCCTATTTCATCAACATCCGAGTAGCTTAGGAGGACAGTCATCTTCTGATATGATGAACTCCCACAGTTTTCCTTCAACTGAACCACAAAGCCACAATTGGCAGCAGCAGCACTCTCCTTCCTTTCCTTTGTCAGGAAATGTGGATCAGTCTGCATCTCAATATGGTGTAAGGATGGCCAGAAATGATACCAGCAACCAGCATAGATTAGGCTCCTTTGTGCATCCCCATCATCTCATCCATGGGTAAGTgccactttttttttaattttattagaaaaaaaatgatgCAGGGTCTTTATTGTGAATGTCTTGATGGTGGTCATCATTGTCCTATAAATTTCAGGTCTGTTGCACGCAATGGAAGCAATTTAGTCGGGTCACTAGGCCCACCAGTTACAGGAGAGATTAGGGGTCACAATGGTGGTCTTGGCAGTCACATGTATCATCCATCCTTGTATTCCTCATCACTCCGGAGCTCCCCTTTTGCTCCCATCAGGAGGATGAGACCAAGGGGATTAACTCTTGTTTCCTCCATTGCAGCTCCTTCCTCAGCTGAAGTAGGGGGTTTCTATGGCTTCTCAGTCTCGGGATCTGTAAACAGAAACCACCAAGAAGGTGAGAGCATAGGCAGACATGTCGATCGATTTTATGGATGGGGTAGAGAGGGCATCAGCCCACTCCCATGGATTCCTATTGAGGGTGAATCACATTGGTGGAGCCCTTTCAACCCAAACCAGAACCCTCAGTCAGGAAACTATACTCAAAGAGCTACAGCGGAGAGGTCTACACCAAACTGTCCAGAAAATGGATACCAGCACAGGCCTCCTCCAAGGTTGCCGCCATACATGTGAGAGGCATCACTGCATAACATACTTGAAGACAAGCTGTGCCTTGGTTTTGTACATTCCCCATATTGCACAAAACTCTGTTTTGAACAA is from Musa acuminata AAA Group cultivar baxijiao chromosome BXJ3-8, Cavendish_Baxijiao_AAA, whole genome shotgun sequence and encodes:
- the LOC135644888 gene encoding E3 ubiquitin-protein ligase IPI1-like, which translates into the protein MNDSKAMDLEKTEFSSDGKGAAAAPACSICLELVLDQGRRSTAKLQCGHEFHLDCIGSAFNAKGAMQCPNCRKVEKGRWLYANGNRSSADFDIDGWVTEDIYDLGYSELPFGFQLLPFRGFTQLASLFEEAESMPSSYHEFMSNSMFRDHSNSSSSSHICPYLALHGFPNAMRAAPLSSADSIPENGLFHQHPSSLGGQSSSDMMNSHSFPSTEPQSHNWQQQHSPSFPLSGNVDQSASQYGVRMARNDTSNQHRLGSFVHPHHLIHGSVARNGSNLVGSLGPPVTGEIRGHNGGLGSHMYHPSLYSSSLRSSPFAPIRRMRPRGLTLVSSIAAPSSAEVGGFYGFSVSGSVNRNHQEGESIGRHVDRFYGWGREGISPLPWIPIEGESHWWSPFNPNQNPQSGNYTQRATAERSTPNCPENGYQHRPPPRLPPYM